A portion of the Sulfurospirillum diekertiae genome contains these proteins:
- a CDS encoding menaquinone biosynthesis family protein, producing the protein MKTITVAHSPDADDIFMYFAIKFGWVSTQGLSFENIALDIETLNLEALKNSYDITAISFALYPKIRNEYALLRTAVSFGEGYGPKLVKRKETKLKRNFKVALSGTHTTNALLFKIAYPEARIIYKNFLEIEQAVIDGEVDAGVLIHESILNFSDTLVVERELWDIWRELCKEELPLPLGGMALRRSMPILRAIACEDALIQAVDVAHTHQGILSKMLLERNLVRVDQATLKKYLGLYANENSIDMSDIQYQAIDKLFELGYNHGFYDQQIKARDYLIPKEYEALRNS; encoded by the coding sequence TTGAAAACGATTACTGTAGCACATTCACCGGATGCTGATGATATTTTTATGTATTTTGCCATCAAATTTGGCTGGGTTAGCACACAAGGTTTGAGTTTTGAAAACATCGCCCTCGACATTGAAACTCTCAATCTTGAAGCCCTCAAAAATAGCTATGATATCACCGCTATTAGCTTTGCTCTCTACCCTAAAATCCGCAATGAATATGCCCTTTTACGTACAGCAGTAAGTTTTGGTGAAGGATATGGTCCCAAACTTGTAAAACGTAAAGAGACCAAACTCAAACGTAATTTTAAAGTAGCTCTCAGTGGCACACATACAACGAATGCTCTTTTATTTAAAATCGCCTACCCTGAAGCGCGCATTATCTATAAAAATTTTTTAGAGATTGAACAAGCCGTTATTGATGGAGAAGTGGACGCGGGTGTTTTGATTCACGAAAGCATTTTAAATTTTAGTGATACCCTTGTGGTTGAACGAGAATTGTGGGATATCTGGAGAGAGCTTTGCAAAGAAGAACTTCCTTTACCACTAGGAGGCATGGCTTTGCGTCGTTCTATGCCAATTTTACGTGCGATTGCATGCGAAGATGCCCTCATTCAGGCCGTGGATGTTGCGCATACCCATCAAGGAATTCTTTCCAAAATGCTATTGGAACGAAACCTCGTACGAGTCGATCAAGCCACACTTAAAAAATACTTGGGACTCTATGCCAATGAAAATTCGATCGATATGAGCGACATTCAATACCAAGCAATCGACAAACTTTTTGAACTTGGATACAATCACGGTTTTTATGACCAACAAATCAAAGCGCGTGACTATCTTATTCCCAAAGAATACGAAGCATTGCGAAATAGCTAG
- the fliQ gene encoding flagellar biosynthesis protein FliQ yields the protein MEAKLIGLGVETFKIALYLSMPMLLSGLIAGLAISIFQAVTQINESTLSFVPKILVTIVVAIFTMPWMMNMMIEFTTRMIDMIPSFVF from the coding sequence ATGGAAGCTAAACTCATCGGACTCGGCGTTGAAACGTTTAAAATAGCGCTTTATCTCTCCATGCCGATGCTCCTCTCAGGACTCATAGCAGGTCTTGCAATTAGTATTTTTCAAGCGGTTACCCAAATCAACGAATCCACACTGAGCTTTGTTCCAAAGATCCTTGTCACCATCGTTGTCGCTATCTTTACGATGCCATGGATGATGAACATGATGATTGAGTTTACAACGCGAATGATTGATATGATCCCTTCCTTTGTTTTTTAA
- a CDS encoding UDP-N-acetylmuramate dehydrogenase: MTKSINFSTYSSIKIGPTLDVLLLDSIIPLPSDYRLIGGANNLLVSSTPQPLAMLDKCFDFIRLEENVLHIGGATPSGKILSFAKKHDLAGFELMQKLPGTLGGMVAMNAGLKEWEIFNDLIAIRTENGWSEKAQIEHGYRFAKIEGIVYEATFTCKKGFDENLLAMFKKMRDNQPKEPSAGSCFKNPVGHFAGKLIEEVGFKGKRVGNMMFSNVHANFLVNLGGGTYEEAITLITAVKEEVLKRFGVKLEEEIIIL, from the coding sequence ATGACAAAATCGATTAACTTTTCGACTTATTCAAGTATTAAGATTGGTCCAACATTGGATGTTTTGTTACTTGATTCCATCATTCCGTTGCCTTCAGACTATCGCCTGATTGGTGGCGCAAATAACCTTCTTGTCAGCTCCACCCCTCAACCACTTGCCATGCTCGATAAGTGTTTTGACTTTATACGCTTAGAAGAAAATGTTTTGCATATAGGAGGTGCCACACCCAGTGGCAAAATCCTCTCGTTTGCCAAGAAGCATGATCTTGCGGGTTTTGAGCTGATGCAAAAACTCCCCGGAACGCTAGGTGGCATGGTGGCTATGAACGCGGGGCTAAAAGAGTGGGAAATTTTCAATGACCTCATCGCCATTCGAACCGAAAACGGCTGGAGCGAAAAAGCACAGATAGAACATGGCTACCGCTTCGCAAAAATAGAGGGTATTGTCTATGAAGCGACCTTTACATGTAAAAAAGGTTTTGATGAAAATCTGCTGGCGATGTTCAAAAAAATGCGTGACAATCAACCCAAAGAACCGAGTGCAGGAAGCTGTTTTAAAAATCCTGTTGGGCACTTTGCGGGAAAGCTTATTGAAGAGGTGGGATTTAAAGGAAAACGTGTTGGCAATATGATGTTTAGCAATGTCCATGCCAACTTCTTAGTCAATCTTGGAGGTGGCACGTATGAAGAAGCCATCACACTTATAACGGCCGTCAAAGAAGAAGTATTAAAACGCTTTGGCGTAAAACTTGAAGAAGAGATCATTATTTTGTAA
- a CDS encoding SDR family NAD(P)-dependent oxidoreductase — protein MQKTALVTGGNKGIGLEVTKAFLALNYDVIILARDFKNFELSTHPNVKTIVFDLIQVDAIPALIASLPAIDILINNAGIMYAIPYQNYKNDHINTMLKINLEAPVKLIEEVAKTMLEKGGRIVNNTSIAGQIGHPDIWYGITKAGLINATKSFSKIFEGKIIINAVAPSPVATDMLNTIPQARQEAFLKSVISKRFAQPEEIAKTIVWLSTESPEYINGTVIDINNGSFPR, from the coding sequence ATGCAAAAAACAGCTTTAGTCACGGGGGGAAACAAAGGTATAGGTCTTGAAGTCACAAAAGCTTTTTTAGCCTTAAACTATGATGTCATTATCCTTGCACGCGACTTTAAAAATTTTGAGCTATCAACACACCCTAACGTCAAAACTATCGTGTTCGATTTAATACAAGTCGATGCGATTCCTGCACTCATTGCCTCACTTCCAGCGATTGATATTCTCATCAACAATGCCGGCATTATGTACGCGATTCCTTACCAAAACTACAAAAATGATCACATTAATACCATGCTTAAAATCAATCTTGAAGCACCCGTGAAGCTCATTGAAGAGGTGGCAAAAACCATGCTTGAAAAAGGTGGTCGCATTGTCAACAATACCTCTATTGCTGGGCAAATTGGGCATCCTGATATTTGGTATGGTATCACTAAAGCAGGACTTATTAATGCCACGAAGAGCTTTTCAAAAATATTTGAAGGTAAAATCATCATCAACGCCGTAGCACCGAGTCCCGTTGCAACGGATATGCTTAACACCATCCCCCAAGCACGCCAGGAAGCTTTTTTAAAATCCGTCATTTCAAAACGATTCGCACAGCCTGAAGAGATTGCTAAAACCATTGTTTGGCTTTCTACGGAGTCACCTGAGTACATCAATGGCACCGTTATTGACATCAACAACGGATCGTTTCCACGTTAA
- a CDS encoding M15 family metallopeptidase yields MKRRYFLGLMGATLVGSLAQADELKHPDIWLKDEQKVIFDAVMKKLDMVERTVGYANFNLISFDETLKIAKNYPKIGAFTPAEIAYIEEIFYTDPVIYGFYGKRTVEDLSHSIPEKDVTKIDGTGHYVYRETSQELLTRLMKDIGPTLILTSGVRSVMKQLSLHMEKIKNENGNITIATRSLVPPGFSYHSVGDFDVGKRGWGRQNFTANFARTEEFWNLQKLSYVSTRYTIGNGDGVRYEPWHVKIV; encoded by the coding sequence ATGAAACGAAGATATTTTTTAGGATTAATGGGTGCAACGTTAGTAGGAAGTTTGGCACAGGCTGATGAGTTAAAACATCCCGATATTTGGCTTAAAGATGAGCAAAAGGTTATTTTTGACGCTGTGATGAAAAAGCTTGATATGGTTGAGCGAACAGTTGGTTACGCTAACTTTAATCTCATCTCTTTTGATGAAACACTTAAGATTGCTAAAAATTATCCTAAAATAGGCGCCTTTACACCTGCTGAAATTGCTTACATTGAAGAAATTTTTTATACCGATCCTGTAATTTATGGTTTTTATGGGAAACGAACGGTTGAAGATTTGAGTCATAGTATTCCTGAAAAAGATGTCACTAAAATTGATGGTACAGGGCATTATGTCTACCGAGAGACTTCACAAGAGCTTTTAACGCGCTTAATGAAAGATATTGGGCCAACACTGATTTTAACATCGGGTGTTCGCAGTGTCATGAAGCAACTCAGCCTTCATATGGAAAAAATTAAAAATGAAAATGGCAATATTACCATTGCGACACGTTCTTTAGTCCCTCCCGGATTTTCTTACCATTCAGTAGGTGATTTTGATGTGGGAAAACGTGGCTGGGGACGTCAAAATTTTACAGCTAATTTTGCACGTACGGAAGAGTTTTGGAATTTGCAAAAGCTCTCTTACGTTTCGACACGCTATACCATTGGTAATGGAGATGGTGTTCGGTATGAGCCATGGCATGTGAAGATTGTATAG
- a CDS encoding bifunctional diguanylate cyclase/phosphodiesterase, protein MLSLKKQNITKWIVFLPAFAILLTFSITLAIIISAERAEYYKSLENTRVAYVKRSKAQAQERIDKLIDYINENEKFLMNEAKDEVKNIVNFAYKSINDIYIENPNLPRDQILEKIKKKVKRYALFNDLSGYYVIFGLDGTCIMHGANKELEGKNFLDAQDAAGQYYIKEGIERLKKEEAFSLIYPWKNPQDEKVRNKIGYTKQFAPLNIYVASGRYEDELRERIKKETQKLLLNTKYGEYGYIFAYDYDGNTISHGDHSLVGKNRLDVVTNHQFIIKDIVEGGKRNPEGFFMSYIASYHPTAQDRSKVSFIRAIPQFRWVIGTGAYLYEENNAMLEQEQILKDKMQSTIINMLAVSLIIMLLVMGIMFFISTKLRSVLARYENHLLLSNKQIREQKMVFETLYQKSADGIWLLKEGVFVDCNEAIMKMFKAKDKKELINVTLADLSPEFQPDEQSSYEKALWMNALASQQSVHKFEWQARACDGKLFWISVMMTTIHMDKGIIQHCSVRDITIRKALEDENKNQKKLLIHQVEHDTLTGLPNRNLLQDRLTQAIKKASRDGKVLGVMFVDIDKFKSVNDSLGHDAGDILLTTIATRMKSSVRETDTVARLSGDEFIVLLDGCKDVSDIFIAIKKLVSAFQEPFLLGNESFKITMSIGVSVYPNDGEVASKLLKNADIAMYKAKSKGRNRYVFFDQEMNQETNEHLEIEKSLRKALDKNEFVIFYQPQINLQSEKIVGFEALIRWNHPTRGLTAPGYFINIAEESELIIEIGNWVIKEVMRQIKVWYDMGLDPGKTAINIAGKQLEEAGLVAFMIQSLRESGCKPEWIEMEIVERFIMKDTTKSIALLKRFRELGVDISIDDFGTGHSSLAYLKQLPITKLKIDQSFVQNLEESGEDRAIARTIIELGRGLGLKVLAEGVETQGQKEFIYSSGCELMQGYLFSKPIAAADAELLLKNQMHML, encoded by the coding sequence TTGTTAAGCTTAAAAAAACAAAATATTACCAAATGGATTGTTTTTTTACCTGCCTTCGCAATTCTACTTACTTTTTCGATTACCTTGGCGATTATTATCTCCGCTGAGCGTGCTGAGTATTACAAATCACTTGAAAATACACGTGTTGCTTATGTGAAACGCTCTAAAGCTCAAGCACAAGAGCGCATTGATAAATTGATCGATTATATCAATGAAAATGAAAAATTTTTGATGAATGAAGCGAAAGACGAAGTTAAAAACATTGTCAATTTTGCCTATAAAAGCATTAATGATATTTATATTGAAAACCCCAACCTTCCACGAGATCAAATTTTAGAAAAAATTAAAAAAAAAGTTAAGAGATACGCGCTTTTTAACGATCTTAGCGGGTATTATGTCATTTTTGGTTTGGATGGAACGTGTATCATGCATGGTGCCAATAAAGAGTTAGAAGGAAAAAATTTTCTTGATGCACAAGATGCGGCAGGCCAATATTATATTAAAGAGGGAATTGAACGGCTTAAAAAAGAGGAAGCTTTTTCGCTGATTTATCCTTGGAAAAATCCTCAAGATGAAAAAGTTCGTAATAAAATAGGCTATACTAAACAATTTGCTCCTTTAAATATCTATGTTGCCAGTGGGCGTTATGAAGATGAGCTGAGAGAGCGGATTAAAAAAGAGACTCAAAAACTGCTTCTCAATACGAAGTATGGCGAGTATGGCTATATTTTCGCTTACGATTATGATGGCAATACCATTTCACATGGCGACCATTCGCTGGTTGGCAAAAATAGACTGGACGTTGTCACCAACCATCAATTTATTATCAAAGATATTGTCGAAGGGGGTAAGCGCAATCCTGAGGGCTTCTTTATGAGCTATATTGCCTCTTATCATCCTACGGCGCAAGATCGTAGCAAGGTCTCTTTTATTCGCGCAATTCCACAGTTTAGGTGGGTGATTGGCACAGGTGCATACTTGTATGAAGAAAATAATGCGATGTTAGAACAAGAACAGATCCTTAAAGACAAAATGCAATCAACAATTATTAACATGTTGGCAGTCTCGTTGATTATTATGCTTTTGGTCATGGGAATTATGTTTTTTATCTCAACAAAACTTCGTTCAGTTCTCGCACGTTATGAAAACCACTTACTTTTAAGTAACAAGCAAATTAGAGAACAAAAAATGGTTTTTGAAACGCTGTATCAAAAATCTGCCGATGGAATTTGGTTGTTGAAAGAGGGTGTTTTTGTAGACTGTAACGAAGCAATTATGAAGATGTTCAAAGCCAAAGACAAAAAAGAACTTATCAATGTGACTTTAGCAGATCTCTCACCAGAATTTCAGCCAGATGAACAGAGTTCTTATGAAAAAGCTCTTTGGATGAATGCATTGGCATCACAACAAAGTGTCCATAAATTTGAGTGGCAAGCGCGAGCATGTGATGGGAAGCTTTTTTGGATTAGTGTCATGATGACAACCATTCATATGGATAAAGGCATCATTCAACACTGCTCTGTGCGCGATATTACCATTCGTAAAGCACTTGAAGACGAGAATAAAAACCAGAAAAAACTTTTAATTCATCAAGTGGAACACGATACTCTCACAGGACTTCCCAATCGTAATCTTTTACAAGATAGGCTCACTCAAGCGATCAAAAAAGCGAGTCGCGATGGTAAAGTTTTAGGTGTTATGTTTGTGGATATTGATAAATTTAAAAGTGTTAATGACTCTTTAGGCCACGATGCAGGTGATATCCTTTTAACAACGATTGCCACACGTATGAAAAGTAGTGTACGCGAGACAGATACGGTAGCACGATTAAGTGGTGATGAGTTTATTGTATTGCTTGATGGGTGTAAAGATGTGAGTGATATCTTTATTGCGATTAAGAAATTGGTTTCTGCCTTTCAAGAACCTTTCCTTTTGGGAAATGAGAGTTTTAAAATCACCATGAGTATTGGTGTGAGCGTTTATCCAAATGATGGTGAAGTCGCGAGTAAACTCCTCAAAAATGCTGATATTGCGATGTATAAAGCTAAATCAAAAGGGCGCAATCGTTATGTCTTTTTTGATCAAGAGATGAACCAAGAGACAAATGAACATCTGGAAATTGAAAAGAGCTTGCGTAAAGCACTGGATAAAAATGAGTTTGTGATTTTCTATCAGCCACAAATTAATCTTCAAAGTGAAAAAATTGTGGGTTTTGAAGCACTTATTCGTTGGAATCATCCAACACGAGGTTTGACGGCACCGGGATATTTTATCAATATTGCAGAAGAGAGCGAGCTCATCATTGAGATTGGAAATTGGGTGATTAAAGAGGTGATGCGTCAGATCAAAGTTTGGTATGACATGGGGCTTGATCCTGGAAAAACTGCGATTAATATTGCGGGAAAACAGCTGGAAGAGGCTGGATTAGTCGCTTTTATGATTCAAAGTTTACGCGAGAGTGGGTGTAAGCCTGAATGGATAGAAATGGAAATTGTTGAACGATTTATTATGAAAGATACTACTAAATCCATAGCACTGTTAAAACGGTTTCGAGAATTAGGGGTTGATATTTCGATTGATGATTTTGGAACGGGACACTCTTCGCTAGCGTATCTTAAACAACTCCCGATTACAAAGCTAAAAATCGATCAAAGTTTTGTTCAGAATTTAGAAGAGAGCGGGGAAGATCGTGCAATCGCTCGAACGATCATTGAGCTTGGGCGTGGTTTGGGGCTCAAAGTCTTAGCAGAGGGTGTTGAGACACAAGGTCAAAAAGAGTTTATCTATAGCAGTGGGTGTGAGTTAATGCAAGGTTATCTCTTTAGTAAGCCTATCGCCGCCGCAGATGCAGAGCTTTTATTAAAAAATCAAATGCACATGTTATAA
- a CDS encoding class I SAM-dependent methyltransferase → MQAFWNEKFQTNHFIYGEAPNNFIKENSDLLLQAKKVLCLGEGEGRNAIFLADKGLEVEALDASDVALFKLRKRAKEHYVFIKIRHTLLEYWQPDTLYDSVICTYLHLAKPYQKMLFEKSVEALAPQGYFIAEFFSESQIHFESGGPKDLTFLYDVNDILDTVTNLSCKILKLAQEVVTLNEGDKHIGRASVIRIILQKTA, encoded by the coding sequence ATGCAAGCATTTTGGAATGAAAAATTTCAAACAAACCATTTTATCTACGGTGAAGCACCCAATAATTTTATTAAAGAGAACAGTGACCTTTTGCTTCAAGCAAAAAAAGTGCTTTGCTTGGGTGAAGGAGAAGGGCGTAATGCCATTTTCTTAGCCGATAAAGGCCTTGAAGTCGAAGCTTTGGATGCTTCAGATGTAGCACTTTTCAAACTACGCAAACGTGCAAAAGAGCATTATGTCTTTATCAAAATTCGTCATACACTTTTGGAGTATTGGCAACCTGACACGCTCTATGATTCCGTTATCTGCACCTATCTACATCTCGCCAAGCCCTATCAAAAAATGCTTTTTGAAAAATCGGTCGAAGCGCTTGCCCCTCAAGGTTATTTTATTGCCGAATTTTTTAGTGAAAGCCAAATCCATTTCGAGAGTGGAGGACCAAAAGATCTTACTTTTCTCTACGATGTCAATGATATTCTAGATACGGTAACAAACCTCTCTTGCAAAATTTTGAAACTGGCGCAAGAAGTTGTTACCCTGAATGAAGGGGATAAACATATCGGAAGGGCGAGTGTTATTCGCATCATCTTACAAAAGACAGCTTAG
- a CDS encoding metallophosphoesterase has product MFRLSFAFAAIAVLSLINFYSYKRFLKRLDLFFKIQDVIKWAMIVITLCEICYFLVLRLDNLDPILYTLFSAMIGVSFMLFCVALLYDLFHIPYAKIPHDYSRRLFIKMVFDVTMLILALSYITKGFLNGMKAPRIKEVDIFIDGLESELSIVQITDVHIGKTLGKSFMDDVVKQVNALDADMVVITGDLIDMPVNQIGDKLDSLRAIQSRLGVYYVPGNHEYFYGVHKIMEHVHTLGVHVLSNRSMVINHTINLAGVMDMSGKRFDFEPPDLKRALLHVKPELPTILLSHQPKIVKEMSGEKIDLILSGHTHGGQIFPFGLLVLLDQPYLSGLYQHSKHTQVFVSNGAGFWGPAVRIMAPSEIVKINLKVKKA; this is encoded by the coding sequence ATGTTTCGCCTTTCGTTCGCATTTGCTGCTATTGCGGTTTTATCGCTTATTAATTTCTACAGTTACAAGCGTTTTCTCAAACGCTTGGATCTGTTTTTTAAGATTCAAGATGTAATCAAATGGGCGATGATCGTCATTACCCTATGTGAAATATGTTACTTCTTAGTCCTTCGTTTGGACAACCTTGATCCCATTTTATACACACTCTTTTCGGCGATGATTGGTGTCTCCTTTATGTTATTTTGTGTGGCACTCCTTTACGATCTCTTTCATATTCCTTATGCCAAAATCCCTCATGATTACTCCAGACGATTGTTTATCAAAATGGTATTTGATGTCACGATGCTTATTCTCGCACTCTCGTACATCACCAAAGGCTTTCTCAATGGTATGAAAGCACCACGTATTAAAGAGGTGGATATTTTCATCGATGGTTTGGAATCGGAGCTTAGCATTGTTCAGATTACGGATGTGCACATCGGTAAAACCCTTGGAAAGTCCTTTATGGATGATGTTGTGAAGCAAGTGAATGCTTTAGATGCGGACATGGTTGTCATTACTGGCGACTTGATCGATATGCCGGTCAATCAAATTGGTGACAAACTTGACTCTTTGCGTGCCATTCAGAGTCGTTTGGGGGTTTACTATGTGCCAGGAAATCATGAGTATTTTTATGGGGTTCACAAAATTATGGAGCATGTGCACACTTTGGGCGTTCATGTTCTCTCCAATCGTTCTATGGTCATTAATCATACGATTAATCTTGCGGGTGTGATGGATATGTCAGGCAAACGTTTCGATTTTGAGCCACCTGATCTAAAGCGTGCACTTTTACATGTAAAGCCAGAATTACCAACAATTTTACTCTCTCATCAACCTAAAATTGTCAAAGAAATGAGCGGTGAAAAGATTGATCTGATTCTCAGCGGTCACACACATGGAGGGCAGATTTTTCCTTTTGGTCTTTTGGTTCTCCTTGATCAACCTTATTTAAGCGGTCTGTATCAACATTCAAAGCACACACAAGTCTTTGTCAGTAATGGTGCTGGTTTTTGGGGGCCAGCAGTGCGTATTATGGCGCCTAGTGAAATCGTCAAAATTAATCTTAAAGTCAAAAAAGCATGA
- a CDS encoding alanine/glycine:cation symporter family protein produces MEMIEKLVATLSGIVWGAPMLVLLVGTGLYLTVILRGMQFWALPHALKLIFHKESDGEGEISHFAALMTALAATVGIGNIVGVATAITLGGPGAVFWMWMTGLVGMATKYSEAVLAVKYRQKGHHHGFKGGPMYYLTYGLNMPKLGMAFAIFTAIAAFGIGNMTQANAVAQILSSEMAIPTWVTGVVLLTLTAVVILGGIKSIGNFTSFLVPFMILAYVSVSLVILAMNLDKLGDAFGLIFHYAFSPIAAGGGFVGATMAAAIRYGVARGVFSNESGLGSAPIAAAAAKTNDPVRQALVSMTQTFIDTLVVCTMTALIILISPFWQQGVSPSALTMQSFQLHLGTFGGIVVVISTVLFAYSTILGWSYYGEKAFEYIFGERFIRLYRVLFIGGVMVGSMLKLEFVWNFSDLMNGMMAIPNLIALLLLSRVISAESKRYFESLK; encoded by the coding sequence ATGGAGATGATTGAAAAATTGGTAGCGACGCTTTCAGGTATTGTTTGGGGTGCCCCAATGCTTGTATTGCTAGTAGGTACAGGTCTTTATTTGACAGTTATTTTACGGGGTATGCAGTTTTGGGCGTTGCCCCATGCGTTAAAACTTATTTTTCACAAAGAGAGTGATGGTGAAGGTGAAATCAGTCACTTTGCCGCCCTTATGACAGCCCTTGCCGCAACGGTAGGTATTGGTAACATTGTAGGTGTTGCTACAGCAATTACTCTGGGTGGCCCTGGAGCTGTTTTTTGGATGTGGATGACGGGACTTGTAGGAATGGCAACGAAATACTCTGAGGCAGTTCTCGCAGTGAAATACCGCCAAAAAGGACATCATCATGGCTTTAAAGGTGGTCCGATGTACTACCTTACGTATGGTCTTAATATGCCGAAACTGGGTATGGCTTTTGCTATTTTTACTGCCATTGCAGCATTTGGTATTGGTAATATGACACAAGCCAATGCCGTCGCTCAGATTTTAAGCAGTGAAATGGCCATTCCAACATGGGTAACAGGCGTGGTTCTTTTGACCCTAACAGCCGTGGTTATTTTGGGGGGGATTAAATCGATTGGTAACTTTACCTCATTTCTTGTCCCATTCATGATTTTGGCGTATGTCTCTGTTTCTTTGGTTATTTTAGCAATGAACCTTGATAAATTAGGCGATGCCTTTGGTCTTATTTTCCATTATGCCTTTAGCCCTATTGCTGCGGGTGGTGGATTTGTAGGGGCTACAATGGCAGCAGCTATTCGCTACGGTGTCGCACGTGGTGTTTTTTCCAACGAATCAGGTCTTGGCTCAGCGCCTATTGCGGCAGCGGCAGCCAAAACAAACGATCCCGTGCGTCAAGCCTTAGTCAGCATGACTCAAACATTTATTGATACTTTAGTGGTTTGTACGATGACAGCACTCATTATCTTGATCTCGCCATTTTGGCAACAAGGGGTCAGTCCAAGTGCACTGACAATGCAGAGCTTTCAGCTTCATTTAGGAACATTTGGCGGAATTGTAGTTGTGATTTCAACTGTTTTATTTGCCTATTCGACGATTTTGGGGTGGAGTTACTACGGTGAAAAGGCATTTGAGTACATCTTCGGTGAGCGATTTATTCGTTTATACCGTGTTTTGTTTATTGGAGGTGTGATGGTTGGCTCGATGCTGAAACTTGAGTTTGTCTGGAATTTTTCAGATCTTATGAATGGTATGATGGCAATTCCGAACCTTATAGCACTGCTGCTACTCTCTCGTGTCATTTCGGCTGAGAGTAAGCGTTATTTTGAGAGTCTCAAGTAA
- a CDS encoding uracil-xanthine permease family protein: protein MLHKTDYNFRFKDSIIGLQFLFVAFGALVLVPILTGLDPNVALFTAGLGTLLFQLTTREQIPPIFLASSFSFIAPIIYGLKTWGLAGTLCGLAAAGLFYFFLSILVRIKGSDFLHKIFPAVVVGPVIMTIGLILSPVAVNMAMGKTGDGAIVLVPLHQAMMVSMSALIVTLLVALLGKGVLKLLPILCGIIAGYTVSLILGIVSFDSVAKAAWFAIPNFVTPEWNLEAILYILPIAIAPAVEHVGGILTISNVTKTDYLKKPGLKTTLLGDAIATTAASMLGGPPNTTYSEVTGAVTITKAFNPAIMTWAALFAIILAFVGKLGGLLATIPVPVMGGILLLLFGIIASIGLGTMVREQVDMNDPRNMIIVSMILVLAIGGMVVDMGGVAFSGIGLGAIVGIVLNLVLPKGHHISEQ, encoded by the coding sequence ATGTTACACAAAACAGATTACAATTTTAGGTTTAAGGACAGTATTATTGGGTTGCAGTTTTTATTTGTTGCTTTTGGTGCATTAGTTTTAGTGCCAATCTTGACAGGATTAGACCCCAATGTTGCGCTCTTCACCGCAGGTCTCGGAACGCTTTTGTTTCAACTCACCACACGCGAGCAGATCCCTCCTATTTTTTTAGCGTCATCTTTTTCGTTTATAGCGCCGATTATTTACGGGCTTAAAACATGGGGATTAGCGGGTACGCTGTGCGGGCTTGCGGCGGCAGGGTTATTCTATTTTTTCTTAAGTATTCTTGTTCGTATTAAAGGCTCAGACTTTTTGCATAAGATTTTTCCCGCAGTGGTCGTAGGCCCTGTTATTATGACGATTGGTTTGATTCTCTCTCCTGTAGCGGTGAATATGGCAATGGGAAAAACGGGTGATGGTGCGATTGTTTTAGTCCCGCTTCATCAAGCGATGATGGTTTCAATGTCAGCGCTGATCGTAACCCTTTTGGTAGCGCTTTTAGGCAAAGGTGTGCTGAAGTTACTGCCTATTTTATGTGGAATTATCGCTGGGTATACTGTTTCGCTTATTTTGGGCATTGTGAGTTTTGACTCGGTAGCCAAAGCGGCATGGTTTGCCATACCAAATTTTGTAACCCCTGAGTGGAATCTTGAAGCGATTCTTTACATTTTACCGATTGCTATTGCCCCAGCAGTTGAGCATGTGGGTGGTATTTTAACCATCAGCAATGTCACTAAAACCGATTATTTGAAAAAACCCGGGTTAAAAACGACTCTTTTAGGCGATGCGATTGCTACAACGGCGGCATCGATGCTAGGCGGCCCTCCAAATACAACCTATTCTGAAGTTACCGGTGCGGTTACGATTACTAAAGCATTCAATCCTGCCATTATGACCTGGGCAGCACTTTTTGCGATTATTTTAGCGTTTGTGGGAAAATTGGGCGGTCTTTTAGCCACGATTCCTGTTCCTGTTATGGGCGGGATTTTGCTACTTCTTTTTGGTATTATCGCTTCCATTGGTTTGGGAACGATGGTGAGAGAGCAAGTCGATATGAATGACCCTCGCAATATGATTATTGTCTCCATGATTTTGGTTTTAGCCATTGGTGGTATGGTGGTTGATATGGGGGGAGTTGCATTTAGCGGTATTGGTTTAGGTGCGATTGTGGGTATTGTACTCAATTTGGTGTTGCCTAAAGGGCATCATATTAGCGAACAATAA